In a genomic window of Desulfovibrionales bacterium:
- a CDS encoding BrnT family toxin: MSIIDQPVKCVGFEWDRDNLLKNWEKHGVSAVECEQIFFNRPLITAQDEKHSKGENRFYALGHTDAQRYLFVVFTIRSNRIRVISARDMNKKERREYESL; this comes from the coding sequence ATGAGTATAATAGATCAACCGGTCAAATGTGTCGGATTTGAATGGGACCGGGACAACCTCCTGAAGAACTGGGAAAAACACGGTGTGTCGGCTGTAGAATGTGAGCAGATTTTTTTCAATCGGCCTTTGATTACGGCCCAGGATGAAAAACATTCGAAAGGAGAAAACCGATTTTACGCCTTGGGGCATACGGACGCCCAAAGGTATTTATTTGTAGTTTTTACGATCAGGAGCAATCGTATTCGGGTCATCTCGGCCAGGGATATGAATAAGAAAGAGAGGAGGGAGTACGAATCATTATGA